In Allocoprobacillus halotolerans, a genomic segment contains:
- a CDS encoding PTS sugar transporter subunit IIC, with translation MSTEKKSFMDSLMEKVDIIAGPMTKFGQIPFVRALVNGMVAAIGVTMVGSIFLVVNLFASDGQLTQTALLPFLKPWAGDIALVNSLSMGIMAVYIVIAFGSEYAEIKGFNKTTGAVGAFFAFVLLNYDAVGQLFVEGVETLPSALDITYWGGAGVITAMVAGAIAINITSICYKHNIKITLPDGVPPAVADSFSAIIPFFFITIVCWGIRTLAGFNIPEIIGSILLPIFSAADNVFVYTLQQFLSALLWTCGLHGDNITGAVINAFTNTWIAENNAAFMAGTAVADLPYTWTPNLCRLSQWVSSCWPILVYMYMSSKKLPHLKPLATICLPPAVFCIVEPIMFGLPVVLNAFLIIPFVLTHTITAALTYWLSDIGFVGKMYMTLPWATPSPILGFLSNGGSIGGIIIVFINFAIGMVIFYPFWKAYEKSEVARIEAEAQ, from the coding sequence ATGTCTACTGAAAAGAAGTCTTTTATGGATTCATTGATGGAAAAAGTTGATATCATTGCTGGTCCAATGACAAAGTTTGGACAAATTCCATTTGTTCGTGCTTTGGTTAACGGGATGGTAGCCGCAATCGGGGTTACAATGGTTGGATCTATTTTCTTAGTTGTCAATCTTTTTGCATCTGATGGTCAATTGACACAAACAGCTTTATTGCCATTTTTAAAACCTTGGGCTGGAGATATTGCCTTAGTCAATAGCTTGTCAATGGGTATAATGGCGGTTTACATTGTCATTGCATTTGGTTCTGAATACGCTGAAATCAAAGGCTTTAATAAAACAACAGGTGCCGTTGGAGCATTCTTTGCCTTTGTCTTATTGAACTATGATGCGGTTGGACAATTATTTGTTGAAGGAGTGGAAACATTACCATCTGCTCTTGATATTACTTATTGGGGTGGAGCTGGAGTTATCACTGCCATGGTTGCTGGAGCTATCGCTATCAATATTACAAGTATCTGTTATAAACACAATATCAAGATTACTTTACCTGATGGTGTACCACCAGCAGTTGCAGATAGTTTTTCAGCTATTATTCCATTCTTCTTTATTACTATTGTATGTTGGGGTATTAGAACTTTAGCTGGGTTCAACATTCCTGAAATAATTGGAAGTATCTTATTACCAATCTTCTCTGCTGCTGATAATGTCTTTGTTTATACCTTACAACAATTCTTATCTGCATTATTATGGACTTGTGGTTTACATGGTGACAACATTACTGGTGCTGTTATTAATGCCTTCACAAATACTTGGATTGCTGAAAATAATGCTGCCTTTATGGCTGGTACAGCTGTGGCTGATTTACCATATACTTGGACACCAAACTTATGTCGTTTATCTCAATGGGTATCTTCATGCTGGCCTATCTTAGTTTATATGTATATGTCAAGCAAGAAATTACCACACTTAAAACCACTAGCAACAATCTGTTTACCACCTGCTGTATTCTGTATTGTTGAACCGATTATGTTTGGGTTACCAGTTGTCTTAAATGCGTTCTTAATCATTCCATTTGTTTTAACACATACAATTACTGCTGCTTTGACTTACTGGTTATCAGATATTGGTTTTGTTGGAAAGATGTATATGACATTACCTTGGGCAACACCATCACCAATTCTAGGATTCTTGAGTAATGGTGGTTCTATTGGTGGTATTATCATTGTCTTTATCAACTTTGCGATTGGTATGGTTATATTCTATCCATTCTGGAAAGCTTATGAAAAATCTGAAGTCGCAAGAATTGAAGCTGAAGCTCAATAA